The DNA region TGCCGCGCAGTTGACGCGCCGCATAACTGGGACTGCCCGGTCCCATAAAGATCAGGTTTGCCTGAAGTAACGGTCTCAGAATTTCGGGATCGTCGGGGCTGAACTTCGTGCCCAGTTTGCGGGCGGGGATCAGGTCAATGACGGGTTTGTAGTTTTGCAGACGCGTCTTTAAGAATTCACCGACACGCCCGGCGACGAGAGAGGCGTTAAGCTCAAAGCCGGCAGGCGTTTCAAGGATGGCGATCCGCAACGGGTCCGGGATGAGGCGGGCAAGCGCCTCGAAGATCCGTCCGCCTGCAAGGGAAGTCTCACCGGAACCGAGGAAGGCAATGCGTCCAACCGTCATATTATGATGATGCTTTATTCAGTTCATCTATTACATTGAGGAAGGTTTCGTTATCGGGGATGTCGGACATGTTGGCGCTGTAATGCACATAGCGGATGCGTCCGCTTGTATCCACAATGCAATTGAGGGGCATGCGACCGAGTTTGAAGATATTGACCTCCTGACGATATAAACGCGCAACTTTATGGTCGGGGTCGGGCAAACCGATGTAGGGAATGTTTTCCGTCTCCCAATATTTTTTGAAGGACTTCATATCATTGGGACCGACCGCAAGGATCTCCGCACCGCGGGAGAGAAAATCGCTGTAGTGATCGCGCATGCGCGCCAACTGC from Anaerolineales bacterium includes:
- a CDS encoding peroxiredoxin family protein, with translation MKPDLITPGLLAPDFELEDVNGNLVRLSQIYKDKPVIVAFLRGFMUPHCRAQLARMRDHYSDFLSRGAEILAVGPNDMKSFKKYWETENIPYIGLPDPDHKVARLYRQEVNIFKLGRMPLNCIVDTSGRIRYVHYSANMSDIPDNETFLNVIDELNKASS